In the genome of Quercus robur chromosome 3, dhQueRobu3.1, whole genome shotgun sequence, one region contains:
- the LOC126718747 gene encoding uncharacterized protein LOC126718747, translated as MASTPILSPTTTTTTTTLSHHQSLHFFSTLHHPNFPFKNDRPITKLHVSSPTNKPSTITTTTTTTTTTSKNPTKETIFFDGGAHYGDLLANLLLGFTLFWLPLTLAAVSRAFNLRYRFTNLRVTVISGLTGQERSDFSYNVIKDVQVVPRFIGEWGDIIITLKDGTKVDLRSVPKFREIAKYCLSMAKNPKVLKEEGPKGF; from the coding sequence ATGGCTTCCACTCCAATTCTCTCccccaccaccactaccaccaccaccactctaAGTCACCACCAATCGCTCCACTTCTTCTCCACACTACACCATCCTAATTTCCCTTTCAAAAATGACAGACCAATCACCAAGCTCCACGTGTCTTCCCCAACCAACAAGCCCTctaccatcaccaccaccaccaccaccaccaccaccacctctaAAAACCCCACGAAGGAAACTATTTTCTTTGATGGTGGAGCTCACTATGGGGACCTTTTAGCTAACCTTCTTCTGGGTTTCACTCTGTTTTGGCTACCATTAACTTTGGCTGCGGTTTCAAGGGCCTTCAATTTGAGGTACAGGTTCACCAACCTGCGGGTCACGGTTATTTCAGGACTGACGGGTCAGGAGAGGAGTGATTTCTCCTACAATGTGATCAAGGATGTTCAGGTTGTGCCACGTTTCATTGGTGAGTGGGGTGACATTATCATTACTCTCAAGGATGGTACTAAGGTTGACCTTAGGAGTGTGCCTAAGTTTAGAGAGATTGCTAAGTATTGTCTTTCTATGGCTAAAAACCCTAAGGTTTTGAAGGAAGAAGGGCCTAAAGGGTTTTAG